Proteins co-encoded in one Anguilla anguilla isolate fAngAng1 chromosome 16, fAngAng1.pri, whole genome shotgun sequence genomic window:
- the LOC118215604 gene encoding 72 kDa type IV collagenase-like, producing the protein MKCYTLFSARHLLKAFLLHFIISQLTLAAPSPIIKFPGDDTPQTDKEIALHYLNKFYGCPQESCSLMVLKDTLKKMQKFFLLKETGELDQETVEIMKKSRCGVPDMANYSFFPNKPKWKKRGITYRILGYSPDLDEGTIDDAFHRAFKVWSEVTPLTFTRVMEGEADIFINFGRKEHGDGYPFDGKDGLLAHAFAPGPGIGGDSHFDDDEQWTLGEGQVVKVKFGNAEGEFCKFPFLFMGTEYKTCTTQGRDDGFLWCSTTYNFDDDGKYGFCPHELLFTFGGNADGAACKFPFTFQSEKYDGCTTVGRTDGYRWCATTDDYDRDRTYGFCPETAMSTIGGNSEGAPCTFPFTFLGNDYDACTTSGRLDGKMWCATTKSYDDDSKWGFCPAEGYSLFLVAAHEFGHALGLEHSQDTTSLMAPVYTFTKELRLARDDIIGIQELYGAPTDRPLPPTQGPVSPLDVCSENIVFDAVAQIRGETFFFKDRFVFRSSNFRAKPTGPMWISTFWRELPERVDAAYETPLDEKTVFFAGKEMWIYSASVLESGYPQRISSMGLPEDLDHIDAALSFSKSQKTYLFSGDNFWRYNEVKKQMDPGFPKLIADAWTGIPDNLDAAFSVNEDGHSYFFKGVHYLKLDDNTLKVMKFGDVKTDWLGCRATQ; encoded by the exons ATGAAGTGCTATACATTGTTCAGTGCTCGACATCTACTGAAAGCGTTTTtgctacattttattatttctcagcTAACTCTGGCTGCACCTTCGCCAATAATCAAGTTTCCTGGGGATGATACCCCGCAAACGGACAAAGAAATAGCGCTG CATTATCTGAACAAATTCTATGGGTGTCCACAAGAGAGCTGCAGCCTCATGGTACTCAAAGACACCCTGAAGAAGAtgcagaagttttttttactgaaagaaaCCGGGGAGCTTGATCAGGAAACGGTGGAGATCATGAAGAAATCCCGTTGCGGGGTTCCAGACATGGCTAATTACAGCTTTTTCCCCAATAAGCCTAAGTGGAAAAAGAGGGGAATTACGTACAG GATTTTAGGGTATTCTCCTGATCTGGACGAGGGAACCATAGACGATGCTTTCCATCGGGCCTTTAAAGTTTGGAGCGAAGTCACCCCACTCACGTTCACCCGCGTCATGGAAGGAGAGGCTGACATCTTTATTAACTTTGGGCGTAAAG AGCACGGCGATGGGTACCCCTTCGACGGGAAGGACGGCCTGCTGGCCCACGCGTTTGCCCCTGGCCCAGGAATTGGGGGCGACTCCCACTTTGATGACGACGAGCAGTGGactcttggagagggacaag TGGTAAAGGTAAAGTTCGGGAATGCAGAGGGGGAGTTCTGTAAATTCCCCTTCCTTTTCATGGGGACGGAATACAAGACCTGCACTACGCAGGGCCGGGACGATGGCTTCCTGTGGTGCTCAACCACCTACAACTTCGACGACGACGGAAAGTATGGTTTCTGCCCCCATGAAT TGCTCTTCACCTTCGGGGGCAACGCCGACGGCGCCGCCTGCAAGTTCCCCTTCACCTTCCAAAGCGAGAAGTACGACGGCTGCACCACGGTCGGCCGCACCGACGGTTACCGCTGGTGCGCCACCACCGACGACTATGACCGCGACAGGACCTACGGCTTCTGTCCCGAGACCG CCATGTCCACGATTGGGGGGAACTCTGAGGGAGCGCCCTGCACTTTCCCCTTCACCTTCCTGGGTAACGACTACGACGCCTGCACCACTTCCGGGCGCCTTGACGGGAAAATGTGGTGTGCCACCACCAAGAGTTACGATGACGACAGCAAATGGGGCTTCTGTCCAGCTGAAG GCTACAGCCTGTTTCTGGTGGCGGCTCATGAGTTCGGTCACGCTTTGGGGTTGGAACATTCCCAGGATACAACTTCTCTGATGGCTCCAGTCTATACCTTCACCAAGGAGCTCAGGCTCGCCAGAGACGACATAATAGGCATTCAGGAGCTCTATG GTGCTCCAACCGACAGGCCCCTGCCACCAACTCAAGGCCCAGTTTCTCCACTGGATGTTTGCAGTGAGAATATTGTCTTTGACGCTGTGGCTCAGATAAGAGGAGAGACGTTCTTCTTCAAAGACAG ATTCGTCTTTAGGTCATCCAACTTCAGGGCCAAACCCACTGGGCCCATGTGGATAAGCACCTTCTGGAGGGAGCTGCCAGAGAGGGTCGATGCCGCGTACGAGACCCCACTGGACGAAAAAACGGTGTTCTTCGCAG GGAAGGAGATGTGGATATACTCCGCCAGCGTGCTGGAGAGTGGCTATCCCCAACGGATTTCCTCCATGGGCCTGCCTGAGGATCTGGATCACATTGACGCTGCCTTGTCCTTCAGCAAGAGCCAAAAGACCTACTTGTTCTCTGGAGACAACTTCTGGAG GTACAATGAAGTTAAGAAGCAGATGGACCCTGGCTTCCCCAAGCTGATCGCGGATGCATGGACCGGCATCCCAGACAACCTAGATGCTGCCTTCAGCGTGAATGAAGACG GTCACAGCTACTTCTTCAAGGGGGTTCACTATCTCAAGCTGGACGACAACACCCTGAAGGTCATGAAATTTGGTGACGTGAAAACGGACTGGCTGGGTTGCCGAGCAACACAGTGA